In one window of Bifidobacterium sp. WK041_4_12 DNA:
- a CDS encoding TetR/AcrR family transcriptional regulator has translation MTSFQRREQLLTVGRALFASQGFETTSVEEIAAKAKVSKPIVYEHFGGKEGLYAVVVDREMQSLTTALTDALSDAEGHPRQIVEKTALALLTYIEEHTEGFMILARDSPTTDPASSFSSLLGEVSMRVEEILKEHFRHRKISTKGIPFYAQMLVGMTVFTGQYWADGRKASKEQLAAYIVNLAWNGLSRLESKPTLRYEGKHAKAAQPKMDKNGNDKGNAKDTAEDKAEDGVEDTVEYKDESANDSGGEGSSESSHAGMPASTDEPGDPLPPAASAGVSHEASRMMP, from the coding sequence ATGACTTCTTTTCAGCGGCGTGAGCAGCTGTTGACCGTAGGCAGAGCGCTATTCGCCTCGCAGGGGTTCGAAACTACGAGTGTTGAGGAAATCGCAGCGAAGGCAAAGGTCAGCAAGCCGATTGTCTATGAACATTTTGGCGGCAAGGAAGGACTCTATGCGGTTGTGGTGGACCGTGAAATGCAATCCCTGACGACCGCATTGACCGATGCGCTGAGCGATGCCGAAGGGCATCCACGCCAGATCGTTGAAAAAACGGCCCTGGCATTGCTCACCTATATCGAGGAGCATACCGAGGGATTCATGATTCTTGCCCGTGACTCGCCGACCACAGATCCGGCAAGTTCATTCAGTTCGCTGCTGGGAGAGGTCAGCATGCGCGTTGAGGAAATCCTGAAGGAGCACTTCCGGCACCGCAAAATATCGACGAAGGGCATACCCTTCTATGCTCAGATGCTGGTGGGAATGACGGTGTTCACTGGACAGTACTGGGCGGATGGACGCAAGGCGAGCAAGGAGCAGTTGGCCGCCTACATCGTCAATCTTGCGTGGAATGGCTTGTCTCGACTGGAATCAAAGCCCACGCTCCGATACGAAGGCAAGCATGCCAAAGCGGCACAGCCCAAGATGGACAAGAATGGCAACGATAAAGGCAACGCGAAAGACACCGCTGAAGACAAAGCTGAGGACGGAGTTGAAGACACAGTTGAATATAAGGATGAAAGCGCCAATGACAGCGGCGGCGAAGGCAGCAGCGAAAGCAGTCATGCAGGAATGCCCGCATCGACAGACGAACCAGGTGATCCGCTCCCTCCAGCCGCGTCAGCAGGGGTCAGCCATGAAGCTTCTCGTATGATGCCTTGA
- a CDS encoding cysteine desulfurase family protein: MRAAASADSSEAIYLDTASTEAAVPSVIKAMLPFWLSDYANPASVHAFGKEAAESLERARSLFASDVGAAAQDVIFTSGGTESDNLAMKGIAMAVLDQENARRTVLNSEASLRNRIAISAVEHPAVSESAAWMARYFGFHVDVLPVDKFARIDVEAAKTLITEQTALVSVTLANNEVGTIQPVAQIAEIAHRAGAFMHTDAVQAVGHIPVDMAALGVDAMSVSGHKFGTPKGLGALMLRSTTPYEPLISGGGQEQGRRSGTQNVAGAVGMAVALHAALEQMSSSNAALAASRDKLIAAIEEEIPQAKLTGTPDPERRLPGHASFVFPGVWGEALLVDLDAAGIMCSSGSACSDGNKEAPHTLLAMGFDEQTAKTSIRMTFQKALEANQITAIVHVLKASYEKLHG, encoded by the coding sequence ATGCGTGCAGCAGCAAGTGCCGATTCATCGGAGGCAATATATCTTGACACTGCTTCGACAGAGGCAGCGGTTCCAAGCGTTATCAAAGCGATGCTTCCGTTTTGGCTCAGTGACTACGCCAATCCTGCGAGCGTGCACGCCTTCGGCAAGGAGGCTGCGGAATCTCTGGAGAGAGCCCGGAGTCTTTTCGCTTCCGATGTGGGGGCTGCTGCACAGGATGTGATTTTCACTTCTGGCGGCACTGAATCCGACAACCTTGCCATGAAAGGCATTGCGATGGCAGTGCTTGACCAGGAAAATGCGCGCCGTACAGTCCTGAACAGTGAGGCAAGCTTACGCAATCGCATTGCCATCAGTGCCGTGGAACATCCTGCCGTCAGCGAATCGGCAGCATGGATGGCACGATATTTCGGTTTCCACGTCGATGTGCTTCCAGTCGACAAGTTCGCCCGCATCGATGTCGAGGCAGCGAAAACCCTTATCACCGAGCAGACTGCACTGGTAAGCGTCACCCTAGCCAACAATGAAGTCGGAACGATTCAACCCGTGGCTCAGATTGCTGAAATTGCGCATCGCGCAGGGGCTTTCATGCATACGGACGCGGTTCAGGCAGTCGGCCATATTCCCGTTGACATGGCTGCTCTGGGCGTTGATGCGATGAGCGTATCCGGCCATAAGTTCGGTACCCCAAAGGGCTTGGGCGCACTGATGCTGCGATCGACGACACCCTACGAACCCTTGATATCAGGTGGCGGACAAGAGCAGGGACGTCGTTCAGGAACGCAGAACGTTGCAGGGGCTGTCGGCATGGCAGTGGCGTTGCATGCTGCCCTGGAACAGATGAGTTCTTCGAATGCCGCACTAGCTGCTTCGCGCGACAAGCTTATTGCGGCCATTGAAGAGGAGATTCCACAGGCCAAACTCACTGGAACGCCTGACCCTGAACGACGTCTGCCCGGCCATGCATCCTTCGTTTTCCCTGGAGTGTGGGGCGAGGCGCTTCTGGTTGACCTCGATGCCGCAGGCATCATGTGTTCGAGCGGATCGGCATGTTCAGACGGCAACAAAGAGGCGCCCCATACTTTGCTCGCGATGGGTTTTGACGAGCAAACCGCCAAGACTTCCATCAGAATGACCTTCCAGAAAGCTTTGGAAGCCAATCAGATAACGGCAATCGTTCACGTGCTCAAGGCATCATACGAGAAGCTTCATGGCTGA
- a CDS encoding ammonium transporter, which yields MDTGNAAWMLTSASFVFLMTPAVAFFYGGMVRSKAILNMLMLSVGALAVTGVVWTFWGWSIAWAGTDIGGIFGDPATGFLLKDTMVATDGVFGSVNIKDAAYPHSIDVAFQVTFAMITVALISGALAERIKFSTWMIFVALWITFDYAPMAHMVWNGGLLSPDGAISQAIGAHAHDFAGGTVVHINAAVAALVIVLIIGKRKGFAKEPFRPHNVPFVMLGAFLLWFGWFGFNAGSALAANGTAGYAWVSTTAATAAATLGWLFTEKIRSGHYTAMGAASGMVAGLVAITPAADVVSPFWSMVLGLIAGILCCFACGLKFRFGYDDSLDVVGVHGVGGVTGTVLIGFFGEGTGLFAGGNFKQLIVQIVIALIAIIFSGVITSVIAFALEKTIGWRVTEAQEVSGVDLADQGERAYDFAGTASSILKEVK from the coding sequence ATGGACACTGGTAATGCAGCATGGATGTTAACGTCCGCGTCCTTTGTATTCCTCATGACGCCAGCAGTGGCGTTCTTCTATGGAGGCATGGTCCGTTCAAAGGCAATTCTGAATATGCTGATGCTTTCAGTGGGCGCCTTGGCTGTCACAGGAGTCGTGTGGACATTCTGGGGTTGGTCAATAGCGTGGGCAGGTACGGATATCGGTGGAATCTTCGGTGATCCGGCAACAGGATTCCTGCTCAAGGATACGATGGTCGCCACTGATGGTGTCTTCGGTTCGGTCAATATCAAGGATGCCGCATACCCACACAGCATCGACGTCGCTTTCCAGGTGACATTCGCGATGATTACCGTTGCCTTGATTTCCGGTGCTCTTGCAGAGCGTATCAAGTTCAGCACATGGATGATTTTCGTGGCTTTGTGGATCACCTTCGACTATGCGCCAATGGCACATATGGTCTGGAACGGCGGTCTGCTTTCTCCAGACGGTGCGATCTCGCAGGCAATCGGCGCACACGCTCATGATTTTGCAGGCGGCACGGTTGTTCATATCAACGCTGCAGTTGCGGCTTTGGTCATCGTTCTTATCATTGGCAAGCGCAAGGGCTTCGCCAAGGAGCCGTTCCGTCCGCACAACGTTCCCTTCGTCATGCTTGGCGCGTTCCTGCTGTGGTTCGGCTGGTTCGGCTTCAACGCAGGTTCGGCGCTCGCAGCCAACGGCACCGCAGGATATGCGTGGGTTTCCACAACCGCAGCAACTGCCGCGGCCACGTTGGGCTGGCTCTTCACTGAGAAGATCCGCTCCGGTCATTACACAGCGATGGGCGCTGCCTCGGGTATGGTCGCCGGTCTGGTTGCCATCACGCCTGCAGCCGATGTCGTCTCGCCATTCTGGTCGATGGTTCTCGGACTGATTGCCGGTATTCTTTGCTGCTTCGCCTGCGGCCTCAAGTTCAGGTTCGGCTATGATGATTCACTCGATGTCGTGGGCGTCCACGGTGTTGGCGGTGTCACCGGAACCGTTCTTATCGGCTTCTTCGGCGAGGGAACCGGACTGTTCGCTGGCGGCAACTTCAAGCAGCTGATTGTTCAGATCGTGATTGCATTGATTGCGATCATCTTCTCCGGTGTGATTACGTCCGTGATCGCGTTCGCACTTGAAAAGACCATTGGTTGGCGCGTTACCGAGGCTCAGGAAGTCAGCGGTGTCGATTTGGCTGACCAGGGCGAACGTGCTTACGATTTCGCTGGAACTGCCAGCTCAATCCTCAAGGAGGTGAAGTGA
- the dnaB gene encoding replicative DNA helicase, with the protein MSSSGFPNSPHGDTSHTAVALPSGDALFDRVPPHDDEAEMAVLGGMLMSKDAIGEVSQLIDVSDFYQPKHQTIYEAIIALFSTSQPVDAVLVANQLLKDGNLDKVGGTDYLHSLVASVPTAANATYYAEIVHQRAILRNVITAGTKIAQLGYSAEGSQAEDIVNLAQSEVYEMSVGKVRQDYSAIGPVVHDALDQLDKLQNGDLQRGVPTGFRDMDDVTQGLQPGQMVVVAGRPAMGKSTLGVDFARSAALHHHMATVIFSLEMSKTELAQRIISAETNIPLVALRRADDITPERWNTLNRFWSTLDESPLFIDDSPNMSLMEIRAKCRRLKQTNDLKLVVIDYLQLMSSGKRVESRQQEVSEFSRALKLLAKELNLPVVALSQLNRGPEMRNDRKPMLADLRESGSIEQDADVVLLVHRPDFYDKEDRPGEADIIMAKHRNGPTDTFHLAFLGATSKFKDMPQDYQQDGV; encoded by the coding sequence ATGAGTTCTTCTGGTTTTCCCAATTCACCCCACGGCGATACTTCACATACCGCCGTTGCCTTGCCTTCTGGCGACGCTTTGTTTGACCGCGTTCCGCCGCATGATGATGAAGCTGAGATGGCTGTGCTGGGTGGAATGCTCATGAGCAAGGATGCCATAGGCGAAGTCAGTCAGCTCATTGACGTTTCAGATTTTTATCAGCCCAAGCATCAGACCATTTATGAAGCGATCATTGCGCTCTTCTCGACCTCTCAGCCAGTCGATGCCGTGCTCGTTGCCAATCAGTTGCTCAAAGACGGCAATCTTGACAAGGTCGGCGGCACTGATTACCTGCATTCCCTGGTTGCATCCGTTCCCACTGCGGCAAACGCCACATACTATGCCGAAATCGTGCATCAGCGGGCCATTCTTCGCAACGTGATTACGGCTGGAACGAAAATCGCGCAGCTTGGCTATTCGGCAGAGGGGTCGCAGGCTGAAGACATTGTCAATCTGGCGCAGTCCGAAGTCTACGAGATGAGCGTGGGCAAGGTTCGTCAAGACTATTCAGCCATAGGTCCAGTTGTCCACGATGCTCTCGACCAGCTTGACAAGCTTCAGAACGGTGATCTGCAGCGTGGCGTGCCAACCGGCTTCCGTGATATGGATGACGTGACCCAAGGGCTTCAGCCTGGTCAGATGGTCGTCGTCGCAGGTCGCCCTGCCATGGGGAAGTCCACGCTGGGGGTCGATTTTGCACGCTCGGCAGCACTCCATCACCATATGGCAACCGTCATATTCTCGCTAGAAATGAGCAAAACCGAGCTGGCGCAGCGCATTATCTCGGCGGAAACGAATATCCCTCTCGTCGCTCTGCGTCGTGCCGATGACATCACGCCAGAACGTTGGAATACGCTGAATCGCTTCTGGAGCACCTTGGATGAATCGCCACTGTTCATCGACGATTCGCCGAACATGAGCTTGATGGAAATCCGTGCCAAGTGCCGCCGTCTCAAGCAGACCAACGATCTGAAACTGGTGGTCATCGACTATCTGCAGCTGATGAGTTCAGGCAAGCGAGTCGAATCGCGTCAGCAGGAGGTTTCGGAGTTCTCGCGTGCGCTCAAGCTTCTGGCGAAGGAGCTGAATCTGCCTGTTGTCGCGCTCAGCCAGTTGAACCGTGGCCCGGAGATGCGAAACGACCGAAAGCCAATGCTTGCGGATTTGCGTGAATCCGGCTCCATCGAGCAGGATGCCGACGTGGTGTTGCTGGTTCACCGTCCTGACTTCTACGATAAGGAGGACCGGCCGGGCGAGGCTGACATCATCATGGCGAAGCACCGTAACGGTCCGACCGATACCTTCCACCTCGCGTTCCTTGGAGCCACCTCCAAGTTCAAGGACATGCCCCAGGACTATCAGCAGGATGGCGTGTAA
- a CDS encoding P-II family nitrogen regulator → MKLITGIIQPHKLDDVKEALSASGVHGLTVSEANGYGRQRGHTEIYRGAEYTVDLIPKVRIEVIADDADAETLVDVIVKAAATGTIGDGKVWVSPLESVTRVRTGETGSAAI, encoded by the coding sequence ATGAAGCTTATAACAGGAATCATTCAGCCACATAAGCTTGATGACGTCAAGGAAGCATTGTCGGCTTCTGGAGTCCATGGTCTTACTGTTTCGGAGGCCAACGGATATGGCCGTCAGCGCGGCCATACGGAGATCTACCGCGGTGCAGAATATACCGTCGATCTCATCCCGAAGGTGCGCATCGAAGTCATTGCCGATGACGCAGATGCAGAGACTCTGGTCGATGTCATTGTCAAGGCTGCCGCGACAGGCACCATTGGTGATGGCAAGGTCTGGGTTTCACCTCTCGAATCAGTAACGCGAGTTCGCACAGGCGAAACAGGCTCAGCAGCCATCTGA
- a CDS encoding MATE family efflux transporter — MAVAQHDEDMAAKDRRSPYLHIAALAIPTFGQLIAEPAFILIDTAVVGHVSSAALAGLSIGSTIILTTVGLCVFLAYGTTSQVARLIGAGRKRQGLEAGIDGMWLALIIGVVVSLGIVAFSRQICAFMGAEGQVLSQATTYVNAVVFGLPGMLLVYAANGIFRGLQKVRITLIAAITGAVINTVLDIVFVVMLHWGILGSGIATLIAQWVMSIMLIVPAVMWAVKEGASCLPRIAGIASSASDGLPLFIRTLALRASLFMTVVAAARMGQQVLAAYQGVNATWNFALNVLDAIGISGQSLVATALGAKKRQETRFMVHASSTAGMWMGVFTGGVMVLLGFTATGLFSPDAQIQHLIMVGMVVQAVFLPLCGWMWAMDGILIGAEDYRYLAATCTLTSVVYVLALWGLTSLNWPNDAWRIAMLWAAINVFFIGIRAISNALRTRGDVWIEHAIGSHAER; from the coding sequence ATGGCTGTGGCACAACACGATGAGGATATGGCAGCCAAGGATCGGAGATCCCCATATCTGCATATTGCTGCACTTGCAATCCCCACCTTTGGACAGCTGATTGCCGAACCCGCCTTCATACTTATCGACACAGCTGTTGTCGGCCATGTGAGCAGTGCAGCGCTTGCAGGACTGTCCATCGGTTCCACCATCATCCTCACCACCGTTGGGCTATGCGTGTTTCTGGCATATGGCACGACCTCCCAGGTGGCGAGGCTCATTGGAGCCGGACGCAAGCGTCAGGGGCTCGAAGCCGGCATCGACGGCATGTGGCTCGCCTTGATCATCGGGGTCGTCGTCTCACTCGGCATCGTTGCGTTCAGTAGGCAGATATGCGCGTTCATGGGTGCCGAAGGTCAGGTGCTCAGCCAAGCGACCACCTATGTGAATGCCGTGGTGTTCGGACTTCCGGGAATGCTGCTCGTATATGCGGCAAACGGGATTTTCCGCGGTCTCCAGAAGGTCCGCATCACGCTGATTGCAGCAATAACGGGAGCCGTCATCAACACGGTTCTCGATATCGTGTTCGTCGTCATGCTCCATTGGGGCATCCTGGGATCTGGCATTGCCACGCTGATTGCACAGTGGGTGATGAGCATCATGCTTATCGTGCCAGCAGTGATGTGGGCGGTCAAGGAAGGCGCAAGCTGCTTGCCTCGAATCGCTGGCATAGCGTCGAGTGCAAGCGACGGGCTGCCGTTGTTCATCCGCACACTCGCCCTGCGCGCGTCACTGTTCATGACCGTCGTCGCTGCCGCAAGGATGGGCCAGCAGGTTCTAGCCGCCTACCAAGGTGTCAATGCCACATGGAACTTCGCGTTGAACGTCCTTGATGCGATAGGCATCTCTGGTCAATCACTCGTTGCTACGGCTCTCGGAGCGAAGAAACGCCAGGAAACACGATTCATGGTGCATGCCTCAAGCACAGCCGGCATGTGGATGGGCGTATTCACCGGAGGCGTGATGGTGCTGCTGGGATTCACCGCCACAGGGCTGTTCAGCCCCGATGCGCAGATTCAGCATCTGATCATGGTTGGCATGGTCGTGCAGGCAGTGTTTTTGCCCCTCTGCGGATGGATGTGGGCAATGGACGGGATTCTTATTGGTGCCGAGGACTATCGCTACCTCGCGGCTACCTGCACGCTCACCTCGGTGGTCTATGTGCTGGCGCTCTGGGGTTTGACTTCATTGAACTGGCCCAATGACGCATGGAGAATCGCCATGCTGTGGGCAGCGATCAACGTGTTCTTCATTGGCATTCGGGCGATAAGCAATGCCCTGCGCACGCGCGGAGATGTCTGGATCGAGCACGCCATCGGCAGTCATGCGGAGCGCTAG
- a CDS encoding protein-PII uridylyltransferase: protein MIAAVQGLHDKLVAMSQPDSDGVYRQGSVKRAQRSEFVVNALSTLWQYASDELPFDIPETGVGLAAVGSLARKQLGPSSDLDLVLIVDSHSLNDEQISQLADKLWYPLWDSGLDLDHSVRTRAQCESVTDHDLPAAMGWLNVLPIAGDTDLIADIASSILDRWRKAARKRLPELVESATARLDRFGRLAYINQPDIKEARGGLRDAVLVSALTATWLADRPHGRYDAAVDRLLDVRDSIHLIANRDTDMLLHQYQPKVAQMLGLTDPTLPEESRNVVAIDDLQTLLASLGRRIAFSLDMTSSNAQHSLIHEKPRFTFFRGRRGAPRFDVVAHGVATHEQEIVLAIGENPARDRSIALRVAVAAAEFDLPISVATLLNIRRSPIQDHAWTEEERELFVRLLASGPTLLRIWEEIDYVDIPGRLVPEWLGVRNRPSASDAHRYTIDRHMVEVASRLDRQTHSGGRYDDDHYAALLLAGIFHDIGKRQGILDHSVEGARHVPIILSRIGYAQNIVDMATLLVREHLTLSQYATTKNPHDSAVIEDLANRIHRDPVLLDMLYDLTKADGSSLGATANEAITKRYGWSSWRASIVENMYQAVRRMIVQAQPSA, encoded by the coding sequence ATGATTGCAGCAGTTCAAGGACTCCATGACAAGCTCGTAGCCATGAGTCAACCGGATTCGGATGGTGTGTATCGTCAGGGCAGCGTGAAACGAGCTCAACGGTCTGAGTTTGTGGTGAATGCGCTGAGTACCCTGTGGCAATATGCAAGCGACGAGCTGCCTTTTGACATTCCGGAAACTGGTGTCGGCCTTGCCGCAGTCGGGTCTCTGGCAAGAAAGCAGCTCGGCCCCAGTTCTGACCTTGATCTGGTGTTGATAGTGGACTCCCATTCCCTGAATGATGAGCAGATCTCCCAACTGGCTGACAAACTCTGGTATCCACTGTGGGATTCGGGTTTGGATCTTGACCATTCGGTAAGAACCCGAGCACAGTGCGAATCCGTTACCGATCATGATCTTCCTGCTGCAATGGGATGGTTGAATGTGCTCCCCATCGCAGGTGACACCGATCTCATTGCCGATATCGCCTCTTCCATTCTTGACAGATGGAGGAAGGCTGCACGGAAGCGCCTTCCTGAACTCGTTGAGTCCGCAACCGCGCGCCTTGATAGATTCGGCCGTCTGGCATACATCAATCAGCCAGATATCAAAGAAGCCCGTGGCGGGCTTCGAGATGCCGTGCTCGTTTCGGCACTGACCGCGACGTGGCTCGCTGACCGGCCTCACGGACGGTATGATGCCGCCGTTGACCGTCTGCTTGACGTGCGCGACAGCATCCATCTGATTGCCAACCGTGACACTGACATGCTGCTCCACCAGTATCAGCCCAAGGTGGCACAGATGCTTGGGCTGACTGACCCCACGCTTCCCGAGGAATCGCGCAACGTTGTTGCCATTGATGATCTGCAGACACTCCTCGCATCCCTCGGCCGACGCATTGCCTTCTCCCTTGACATGACCTCATCGAACGCGCAGCACTCCTTGATTCATGAAAAGCCACGATTCACCTTCTTCCGCGGCAGACGGGGAGCACCCCGCTTCGACGTTGTTGCCCATGGGGTGGCAACCCATGAGCAGGAAATCGTGCTTGCCATTGGCGAAAATCCTGCTCGCGACCGTTCAATCGCACTTCGAGTGGCTGTCGCGGCCGCTGAGTTTGATCTGCCAATCTCGGTGGCAACCCTCCTGAATATTCGCCGCTCGCCCATTCAGGATCATGCATGGACCGAAGAGGAACGCGAGCTGTTCGTTCGGCTGCTTGCCTCCGGCCCAACGCTGTTGCGCATCTGGGAAGAGATTGACTATGTGGATATTCCGGGCCGTCTAGTGCCGGAATGGTTGGGTGTTCGCAATCGTCCCAGCGCATCTGATGCCCATCGATACACCATCGATAGGCATATGGTTGAGGTCGCTTCACGCCTGGATAGGCAGACGCATAGCGGTGGCAGATATGACGACGATCATTATGCGGCGCTGCTCTTGGCTGGAATTTTCCATGACATCGGCAAGCGTCAAGGGATTCTTGACCATTCGGTTGAAGGTGCACGACATGTGCCGATTATTCTCAGCCGCATCGGATATGCGCAGAACATAGTCGATATGGCAACCTTGCTCGTCCGTGAGCATCTGACGCTCTCACAATATGCAACGACCAAGAATCCACATGATTCTGCTGTCATTGAAGACCTGGCGAATCGCATTCATCGAGATCCCGTGCTGCTTGACATGCTCTACGATCTGACCAAGGCAGACGGGTCCTCACTGGGAGCGACGGCGAACGAAGCGATCACGAAACGCTACGGCTGGTCTTCGTGGCGAGCGTCGATTGTGGAAAACATGTATCAGGCCGTGCGCAGGATGATAGTTCAAGCGCAGCCATCAGCCTAG
- the ftsY gene encoding signal recognition particle-docking protein FtsY — MDTNSVIYLVIGLTALVLAIIVAALIVKAARKKGGRPEATGASTPSQAVPPDVSSEAASDETGAGSAVESAESVGSVASQSGSSQAASPESASPQAAASAAPQLQTPESSTSRLIRLRARLSHSANPFGKALFTILSKNHLTDSDWEDVEDTLLLADVGADASSRLVEQLKSDVRVQGETEANAVRDMLKARLLTIVDAGMDRRLYAELPENELPDARKPSVIIMVGVNGTGKTTTAGKLARFFVAEGKSVMMAAADTFRAAAADQLETWGNRVGVKVVRSDKDGADPASVAFEAAHTAQEQQRDVLIVDTAGRLQNKANLMQELGKIRRVIEKTAKVDEVLLVLDATTGQNGMAQAKVFAEAIGITGIVLTKLDGSARGGIVISVQRELGVPVKLVGLGEGPDDLTIFDPATFVDGILALN; from the coding sequence ATGGATACAAATTCTGTGATTTATCTCGTCATCGGATTGACGGCACTGGTTCTTGCAATCATCGTTGCAGCGCTGATAGTCAAAGCTGCACGAAAGAAGGGCGGCAGACCCGAAGCGACCGGTGCTTCCACACCATCGCAAGCAGTGCCGCCAGATGTCTCTTCCGAGGCAGCATCAGACGAAACAGGAGCAGGCTCAGCAGTCGAGTCAGCCGAGTCAGTCGGGTCAGTCGCTTCACAGTCCGGTTCTTCACAGGCTGCTTCGCCTGAGTCCGCTTCCCCACAGGCAGCAGCATCTGCGGCCCCCCAATTGCAGACTCCAGAATCTTCAACATCGAGGTTGATTCGCCTGCGGGCGCGACTTTCTCACAGTGCCAACCCCTTCGGCAAGGCATTGTTTACGATTCTCAGCAAAAATCATCTGACAGACAGCGACTGGGAAGATGTCGAAGATACCTTGCTGCTGGCCGATGTCGGTGCTGACGCCAGTTCCCGCCTTGTCGAGCAGCTCAAGTCGGATGTTCGCGTCCAGGGCGAAACCGAGGCGAATGCCGTGCGCGACATGCTCAAGGCCAGACTGTTGACCATTGTTGACGCGGGCATGGATCGCAGGCTGTATGCGGAACTGCCTGAGAATGAGCTTCCAGATGCTCGCAAACCGTCAGTGATCATCATGGTCGGTGTCAATGGAACCGGCAAGACAACGACGGCAGGCAAGTTGGCGCGCTTCTTCGTGGCCGAAGGCAAGTCGGTGATGATGGCTGCCGCAGACACCTTCCGAGCTGCGGCTGCCGACCAGTTGGAAACATGGGGCAACCGTGTAGGCGTGAAGGTGGTGCGAAGCGACAAGGATGGAGCCGATCCTGCCTCGGTAGCCTTCGAGGCGGCGCATACGGCGCAGGAGCAGCAAAGGGATGTGCTGATCGTCGATACGGCAGGACGTCTGCAGAACAAAGCCAATCTGATGCAAGAGCTGGGGAAGATTCGTCGTGTCATCGAAAAAACGGCGAAGGTTGACGAAGTCCTGCTCGTGCTCGATGCCACCACCGGGCAGAATGGCATGGCACAGGCCAAGGTATTTGCCGAGGCAATCGGCATAACAGGCATTGTCCTCACCAAGCTTGACGGCTCGGCGCGAGGCGGCATCGTCATCTCGGTTCAGCGTGAACTCGGCGTTCCTGTGAAGCTGGTCGGCCTGGGAGAGGGGCCGGATGATCTGACGATTTTCGATCCGGCAACCTTCGTTGATGGCATCCTCGCGCTGAACTGA
- a CDS encoding SemiSWEET family transporter has protein sequence MNTEKFFHYLSWVATTTGLLMYVSYIPQITNNLAGDKGSPVQPLVAAINCTLWVTYGLLKKPRDIPVALANAPGILFGLLAFFTAL, from the coding sequence ATGAACACTGAAAAATTCTTCCACTATTTGAGCTGGGTAGCCACGACGACGGGATTACTGATGTATGTCTCGTACATTCCGCAGATAACGAACAACTTGGCAGGCGACAAGGGGAGTCCTGTTCAGCCGCTCGTCGCTGCAATCAATTGCACGCTCTGGGTGACCTACGGATTGCTGAAGAAGCCGCGAGACATTCCGGTCGCCCTCGCCAATGCACCAGGCATACTTTTTGGTCTTCTGGCATTCTTCACGGCCTTGTAA